The genomic DNA GGGTTATACTTATTTTGTGAAGGAGATGGTAATGATGATTTTGCAACAGGAATTAAGTTGCATAATGATAAAGGATATAATTCACAATGGGTCGTTACTGACGTTGAAGGTAATATTCTAGGACTACCACCAACACCTGATGCTGTTAATTTTGATGGCGCAGGACCTGGGGTTTGTTTAATCTGGCATTTGAGTTTCAATACCGTTAGTGGAGCCGAGAAAGGAAATAACGCCTTTACAGATTTGTCTGGTTGTTATGATTTATCGAACCCAATACCAGTTTTTAGATTTCCATCCGATAGCGGTATTTGTGATTTGATAAATTATACGAATCATAATAAAAGTAAATCTGTTACAGTTTCGATGCATCCTAATCCAGCTAGAAATAATTTGAAAATTGATCTATCTGAAATTGACGATGAAGATGTTACAGTGAAAATTTACAATTTTTCTAGTGTAGAGGTTATTAAGAAATCTGTTAACCTTAAATCTAAGTATGATAAAACTATTAACGTTAATGTTAGTTCATTGCCACAAGGGCTTTATCTAGTTAGTGTTACGAATAAAGATCATTCTATTAAGACAGTTAGAAGACTACTTGTAGAATAAAAATTTTAAGTTGTGTTAATGGTACAAAAGAAGTTAGCTAAAAAAAGGTTAGCTTCTTTTGTTTTTTAAAAACAAGGTATTTTTTATACCCTTCCAACGTAAATCACGAATGAATATGCCTTCTTCCTCTGATACCAAATATGAAACTTTACTTTTTTTAGCTTTTAAATAGCCAGACATATAATCCTTAAATAAAGCAAAGCTTCTCTTTTTGTAAGCTAATTTCATAGCCGAAATTAGAGTAATCATAAATCCATAACGCATTTTGTACATAGCTTCTCCCTGTAAATATTTTGAAGCTTTATTATAACTTGCACCAGTTGGTTTTAGATGTTTAACTTTTAATGATTCATCAGTTAAAATGTCCCAATTATAAAATTTAGCTAGTAACTCATCAACGGTATCCCAACCCATGGAAGGTTTGAGTTTTCCTATTTGAAGAAAGCATTTTTTTCTGTAGGCTTTTAAGGCACCGCGAATATGATCTTTTCGTGTTAAGTTTTCTAAAACCCAGTGATTATTCTTTTCTATATAACAGAAGCCTGAAACCATCCCTAGCTTTTCATTTTTCTTGTAATGATTAGATAGTTGTTCTAAATAATTATTTGGAAAAATGAGATCGGCATCGAACTTGCAAATCACATCGTAATCATCATCTAAAGCATCATATCCTTTGTAAAAGGCATTTATGATTTTTGAACCAGGCAAATGTTTATTAGATGATTTAGAATTTATTAAATGAATCCAATCGTGTTTTTTTGCATAAACATCAACAATACTCTGTGTGTTATCCGTAGAATTATCATTTACAACTACCAAACGTTTTGGTTCTAAAGATTGATTAACCAAAGAGTCTAAAGTAGCCCCAATAGAGCTTTGCTCGTTATGGGCAGGAATGATTATGTAAAAATTCATAGATCTAGTTCATTAACTTACAAATATCTTTATTTTTGTTTTGTAATATGGATATTTTTGAAAGAAACATTTTCGTTGTCATTGTTTCCTATAACGGAGAAAAGTGGCTTGTTAAAAATTTAGAAAGTTTAAAACAATCGCTATTCCCTATCAAAGTTATTGTGATTGATAATAATTCTTCAGATAGTACTGCTGAGATCGTAAAATCATTTCCTGATGTACAATTAATTTTAAGTAAAGAAAACCTAGGGTTTGGAAAAGCTAATAACTTAGGGATTAAAACCTCATTAGAACAAGGTGCCGATTATGTTTTTCTTTTAAATCAAGATACATGGATATACCCTGAAACTTTCGGAAATTTGATTAAAGTTGCTGAGCTTAATGAAAATTATGGTATTTTAAGTCCACTTCATTATTCAAGAGATGAAAATGTATTGGATGAAAATTTTAAAACCTTTTGGAATAGAAAAACAGATACTATTTCAGAGAATGTAGATGAAGTCCCTTTTGTAAATGCAGCAGCTTGGTTAATTTCTAAGCAGGTTATTGAAAAAGTGGGATACTTTGAACCCATGTTTAATCACTATGGTGAAGATCGAAATTATGTAGATAGAGTGCGGTTTCATCGTTATAAAATTGTTATTGTAAAAGATGCTAAAATTTGTCACGATAGGGAGATTAGGAGGAATTTTAACAAAGACAGTATCCAGTCTAAATATAAGATTTTAGGCGAGATTTTAAACATTAATTACTCCGTATTTAAAGCGTATTTAAAAGGTTTACAATCCGTTTTTGGATTGCCTAAATATTTTTATAAGTATTATACTTTGCGCCAAGTTTTACAATTATTTTTTAAGTTGAGTATCTATTATTTGATGCTAAAGGTGAATACCTTCAGTATTTTAAAAAAACGGAGAGGTTATAAAAGATGAAAAATACGAGTGAACAAAAGCAAGTATTTTGGTTTACTATAATTAATTATTTGGGTATAGCCATAGGTATTATATCTACAGTTTTTATATACCCCAAAGACAAAGCATTTTTAGGTATTTTTCGTTATATCTATGCCATTGCAGGATTATTATTTCCAATAATGATATTTGGTGCTGGACAAGCATTAATTAATTTTTATCCTACAGCTAGTGAGCACAACCAAAAGAAGTTATTTAAATATGGTATAGCTACCATATTAACAATAAGTAGTGTTCTTTTTTTGGGTATGCTATTAGTAGATGCTTTTTTTATAATAGAAAATTATAAATATGTTTATTATGCCTTTCCTATAGGTGTGTCATTAGCTTTTATAGAACTATTTAAACGTCAGGCAACAAACATTAATAAATTGTCTATACCTACCTTATTTGAAAAAATAATACCCAAAATAGCATTGCCTACAGTGTTTATTTTGTTATTATCAGGATTTTTTGAAGTTGAAGGAGGCTTAGTAGCTCTGGTTATCTCTTATTTTATTCTTTTAGGCTGTTTATCCATATATATATTTAAACATTATAGAGTTAATTTAGACTTTAGTTTTAAATCACTCTTTTCACAGGTGTCTAGGAAAGAGTATTACAAGTATAGTTTTTATGCTTTTTTGGGGAGTTTTGGGTCTTTTTTAGCTTTTCGCCTGGATACGCTAATGATTCCTGAATTTCTTTCTTTTGAAGCCAATGGGACCTATAGTATTGGGGTTATTTTAGCTTCAGTAATAGCAATTCCGGCAACAGGGGTGTTTTCAATTTATGCGCCATTAGTCTCTAAATATATAAAGCATCAAGATCTTGATATGCTCGGTAGGAAGTATGTTGAAAACGCTAAACTCTTATTTTTTGTTGGAGCTATTCTTTATGGGGCCATTGTTTTAGGGATAAATTCGTTTTTTAAATTATTGCCAACATATGATAAATTAGTTGATACTATACCTATTATCTTCATTTTAGGAGCTAATGTTTTATTTAATATGTCTACAGGTTTTAGTTCTGAGATTATTTCGTATTCTAAGTATTATAAGACTAACATTGTTTTAATCTTAATTTTAGTGATTTTAAATGTTGGATTGAATTTATACGTCTTAATTCTAACAGATTATGGAATCATAGGAGTGGCTTGGGCTTCATTTATTGCCATGACAGCTTTTAATCTCTTCAAGATATTTTATATCTATAGTAAATTTAAAATATTACCTTTTGATAAAGGGTATTTTCATCTATTTGTAATAACTCTTTTTGTGGGAACGGTTTTTTATTGGATACCAGAAATACAGAATAATGTTGTTAATATATTAGTAAAGTCATGCACGTTTATTTTGGCGATGGTTTACATCGTTTTTAAGCTTAAGTTAATCTACGCTCTGAATTATTGGATAGATAAAATTTTTAAAATCAAAGCGTAAGACATGCTTATTGTTCCTTGTATTAATTAATGCTTATAAACAATAGCATTAATATTCATACCGGCTCCAACGCTTGCAAAAATAACAATATCACCTTTACTTATTTTTTGATTTTGCATAGCTCCTTTTAAAATCATGTCATATAAAGTAGGTACAGTTGCAACGCTAGAATTTCCTAATTTTCCGATGGTCATAGGCATAATATTTTCTGGCATATCTAAGTTATGTAATTTATAGAAACGCTTTACTATAGCTTCATCCATTTTTTCATTGGCCTGATGAATAAGTATTTTTTTTACATCTTTTATGGCAATACCACTTTTTTCAAGACATGATTTCATTGCTAAGGGAACGTTGTTTAATGCAAACTCGTAAATCTTTCTACCGTACATTTTTATATATCGACGCTTTTCATTTATATCATGGTTATTAGTTTCGCCAAAATAAATAAAATGAGCTTCATTCAATGTGAAGGTAGCGGTCTCATGAGCAATAATACCCCCTGGTTCGTTGGTGTTTTCAATAACTACAGCTCCAGCACCATCGCTATAAATCATAGAGTCTCTATCGTGCTTATCAATGATTCTAGAAAGGGTTTCAGCACCGATAACCAGGCACTTTTTGGCAATACCGGATTTTATAAATGCATTTGCTTGAATAACACCTTCTATCCATCCGGGGCAACCAAATAAAAGATCGTACCCAACACATTTTGAATTCTGAATTTTTAAAAGATGTTTAACTCTAGAAGCGATACTTGGTACAGTATCACTTTGTTCGGTATTGTGTTTAATATCGCCGTAATTATGAGCAACAATGATATAATCTAAATCTTCTTTATTGATTTGTGCGTTTTCAATAGCTTTTTCAGCAGCAAAGAAAGCGATATCAGATGTGTTTAAATCAGGCGTCGCATAGCGTCTTTCTTTAATGCCTGTTATAGCTTTAAATTTTTCTACTATAACTTCATTTGGAGAATTAATAACAGAACCATCAGTATTTAAAAATTCATGTTCATAAAAATCCTCATTCTTTTCAATGGTTTCCGG from Flavivirga abyssicola includes the following:
- a CDS encoding 3-oxoacyl-ACP synthase III family protein codes for the protein MNIKITGTGSYIPETIEKNEDFYEHEFLNTDGSVINSPNEVIVEKFKAITGIKERRYATPDLNTSDIAFFAAEKAIENAQINKEDLDYIIVAHNYGDIKHNTEQSDTVPSIASRVKHLLKIQNSKCVGYDLLFGCPGWIEGVIQANAFIKSGIAKKCLVIGAETLSRIIDKHDRDSMIYSDGAGAVVIENTNEPGGIIAHETATFTLNEAHFIYFGETNNHDINEKRRYIKMYGRKIYEFALNNVPLAMKSCLEKSGIAIKDVKKILIHQANEKMDEAIVKRFYKLHNLDMPENIMPMTIGKLGNSSVATVPTLYDMILKGAMQNQKISKGDIVIFASVGAGMNINAIVYKH
- a CDS encoding glycosyltransferase family 2 protein — its product is MNFYIIIPAHNEQSSIGATLDSLVNQSLEPKRLVVVNDNSTDNTQSIVDVYAKKHDWIHLINSKSSNKHLPGSKIINAFYKGYDALDDDYDVICKFDADLIFPNNYLEQLSNHYKKNEKLGMVSGFCYIEKNNHWVLENLTRKDHIRGALKAYRKKCFLQIGKLKPSMGWDTVDELLAKFYNWDILTDESLKVKHLKPTGASYNKASKYLQGEAMYKMRYGFMITLISAMKLAYKKRSFALFKDYMSGYLKAKKSKVSYLVSEEEGIFIRDLRWKGIKNTLFLKNKRS
- a CDS encoding glycosyltransferase family 2 protein produces the protein MDIFERNIFVVIVSYNGEKWLVKNLESLKQSLFPIKVIVIDNNSSDSTAEIVKSFPDVQLILSKENLGFGKANNLGIKTSLEQGADYVFLLNQDTWIYPETFGNLIKVAELNENYGILSPLHYSRDENVLDENFKTFWNRKTDTISENVDEVPFVNAAAWLISKQVIEKVGYFEPMFNHYGEDRNYVDRVRFHRYKIVIVKDAKICHDREIRRNFNKDSIQSKYKILGEILNINYSVFKAYLKGLQSVFGLPKYFYKYYTLRQVLQLFFKLSIYYLMLKVNTFSILKKRRGYKR
- a CDS encoding lipopolysaccharide biosynthesis protein; protein product: MKNTSEQKQVFWFTIINYLGIAIGIISTVFIYPKDKAFLGIFRYIYAIAGLLFPIMIFGAGQALINFYPTASEHNQKKLFKYGIATILTISSVLFLGMLLVDAFFIIENYKYVYYAFPIGVSLAFIELFKRQATNINKLSIPTLFEKIIPKIALPTVFILLLSGFFEVEGGLVALVISYFILLGCLSIYIFKHYRVNLDFSFKSLFSQVSRKEYYKYSFYAFLGSFGSFLAFRLDTLMIPEFLSFEANGTYSIGVILASVIAIPATGVFSIYAPLVSKYIKHQDLDMLGRKYVENAKLLFFVGAILYGAIVLGINSFFKLLPTYDKLVDTIPIIFILGANVLFNMSTGFSSEIISYSKYYKTNIVLILILVILNVGLNLYVLILTDYGIIGVAWASFIAMTAFNLFKIFYIYSKFKILPFDKGYFHLFVITLFVGTVFYWIPEIQNNVVNILVKSCTFILAMVYIVFKLKLIYALNYWIDKIFKIKA